ATAAGTAGTTCTAGttaagtgtttgtttgatcatATTTGTAATGATATCACATTTTACATTGTCCTTTGTTAAATGAGGTTGACCATCTTCtttctgtatttatttattaactTGAGAATTTGATTTTCTCAATGGTTCAGATTTACAGGTCAAATGGTTGCATTGATGATATGCCTCTTAGAAAATTTATTATCTTCCTAACTCCTCTATAAACATGTCAAGCATGTTTAATTTCTAtgttcttattatttttctatCTAGAACACTTAGATTTGATTTTCTAATGTATGGTTATAATGATGTATAGATGTATTTTGAAAGGATATATGTAATTGTGAATATCATATTACGGAAAACTAATGTGCTGCACATTCGCAAAGTCTTCATTCACAGGTCAAAGTTATTTCAGGCTCAAAGGAGAGTCGATTATTAGGTCTGCGCAAGCACAGATTGTTAATGCACTACGCTGTGGTGAGAGAGATAGAGCCTCCAATTTGCTTTCTAATGTTAGTAAAGGGAGCAATTCATTAAGATCTGATGATTTTCTTTATATTCTTGACTACTGTGCCAGGTCTCCTGATCCACTGGTGAGTTGAACTTTTAAGTATTTTGttgatatataatttgattACTTTCTTAATTTACTATATCATACGTTCCTAACTTCCTATGAATCTATTTGGACAATCATTTTATGCTTATGGCTTTTTTAGCTTtgtcaaaaaataaatacaaggtGTGTTGTGTCATGAACttcattttttaatataaatgcCACAGCCGAATTTATTCTGACTGTGTACAGAGCATGCAAAAAAAGTTGTAGGGAAAAAGGAACAGCAGAAAATCATCTCATACTACCCACTTTTAGATTATCTACAAGTATATGGCGTTTTATAGTTGTCTAACCTTGAAACATATGCTTGTTTATTACCGAGATGAACTGTTAACAAAGTACAGCAGATAGGTGTGTTAGTCTGCATGTACCAGACTTTTTGGTGGTTTTGTCAGTGAACGTGGCCAACCTGGTTTGATTTCCTTTTTTGCACCAGAGACTTGGATTCACCCATGTTAACCAGCTTGTTTTCAGTTGGAGATCTTGGTTTCCTAGTTGAAGATTGACATGGTCCAACTCATGGCCTGTTTTGACCGCAGCCCAACACTGACCCCATAGGTCATCTCCTGAGAAATACTAATGTGACCAGATGATAAGAATTTTACCACCcgatttgttttgttttctttggagaatCTAAACTCTAAAGAATTATATATGTACAGTTCAGGAAATTGCATCCGTAGAAGACATGCATAATTTGAGCAAAATGATTTTTAGATGAGTACTCCCCTATGGGCTATGGCTGAGAAACTAGGCTGCTTGACATGAATGATGTGTACTGCTATAGTGCTATGACAGAGAAAAGGGCCTCATTGCCCCACAATCCTGCCTTGTTATTTTCAATGGAATTATGATCCTGCACTCCTGCTTGTACTTGATTCTTGTCAAATACAATTGTTAATAAAGATGTTTCTTTCTCATGCAGTTTGTTATGGAGACCTGGAGACttatggaagaaaaagagatagtCATAAGCAGGAGATGCTACTTTCTTATCATTCGTGCCCTCGGTAAAGGGGGTTATATTGAGGAGGTTCTTTCCTGCGCAtagtttttccattttatttatatatatttggttgttgaaagGAAAAGGGTCTACAATTTAGATAAAAGAGTACTATTCAGTTGAGGAAAAGGTTTCAGTTTTCATGGTATGTCAACTGCTTCTATGTTCTATTGCAAATTTTTCTTGGGTATGGTTTATCTCAAATACTTATGGTGGAAAAAATAGAAGACTCTCTTACCTCCCTTATTTCCTCTCTTGCATGCATGATTGCTTTTGTTTATCATCTATTCCAGCATTCTTCTACAGttcctttctctctttgatGCAGGATCAGTAGAGACAGCCATATAAAGCCTtagctttttgtttttgtttttcttagggttttcattacttAATAGCTAATTAGCTACTATTGGATGTTAGCAGTTAgttaaaaaaagggggggggatgCTGTACTTGATAGGCAATAGGTGAATAGTTATTGGAGGTTAAGGAGTACACTAATGATTCCAAATGTTGTAATCCTATTGGCTGCTTTCAATTTGAAGGACTGTAAAAGGACCTTGTGGACCTTAGTTTTTCTAGATCATTCTGTTGAGAATAATCCCACGTTGGAAAACTCTAGGATGGATGCTTTCATATACCAGTTGGGGCTCTTCACTTAGTAGCTTAAGCTTTGGGGTGAACACTTCAACCTGATACCTGAACCATAACGCAACTACATTAATGATACATCTGTATACGTCACTAAAAAGAGGGGCCACACATGTCATTTATATTGCCACCCAAAATTGGGGCAACATATTAGTGCGAGTGTCGTTATGTTGGAATAATCCCAAAAAACTCTAGGACCTTGGATGCCTTCGTATACCAGTTGGGTCTCTCCACCTAAcagcttaagcttttgggttggacactTCAACACATTCTTCTACTTTGTGGAGCTGGAGTTAGAGCTTTAGATACTTAAATCTGCTCCACATATCTGTTTTGcagatttttttgtttccttatcTTAATTTCTTTTGCTGTTATGCATTTCTCCTTTGATATCTTGCTGTTTTCTCTATGGATTTAATTTGTGCCCTACATCACTGTCTGGTGGGTGATCATAACCTCATTGTTCTGCCTTTTGCTCACGGTGCTCCCCAACATTCATAGAGAGGTGCAATGGTGTATAGTTGTCATAAGATTCCATGGAAATCTCAACAGTATTTTGGTTTCCCAATGAGATTTTTATGGTTTTATCACTTTTATGGTTCAGTGTTTTATGAATATTCTGGCAATTTACCTATTTTCTGACAAGATTTCATGTTTCCATGGCTATGACACTTCAACCAAATGATCATTTTGAGGCTGTGTATATCATTATATGTGGTTTTTGGGCACAACTTGTAGTTGGATATTCTATTTAATTGCTGTGTTGCAATTTAAGTATTCTGCCTACTTGTCAAACTTTATCAAAACCTTTGCATCGTTCTTACATCATCATTTCATTCATCATTCAGGCATTTAATTGGCTGAGTTTTCTAGGAGGAAAGCATCAGACATATCCTATTCTGCCCATGTACAATTCTTTATTGAATGGATGTGCTCAGATGCAAAGCATGACGCATGCCAATCGCTGCTTGGATTTAATGGAAGAACGTATGATGGGGAAGTCAGAAGTGACTTATTATGAGCTTCTTAAGGTTTGTATTTTACTGAGTGCTTGTATCTTATTGCTTTCGTTGGTTGAAGTGACACGTAATGGTCTTAAAGCCCTGTCTGTCACTGCAATTTGAAGCATTTCATATTTCAATTAATCTTTATTGTGTGGTGGGTTTTCTTCTAATAAATTGTCTTGTCTGTGCTTATGTTTTGCTATTTTGTCTAAAGATTGGTTACCAGAGGAAGAAATCTCACCTCTGGGAGATTTCTTGAAGAGAATCTCTCCTGACATTCTGTCTATTAATTATTGCCATTTTTATTATTCCCACAATATATCGTCGACACTAACCCCGAGCCTGCTGCAgaaattcttcctttttttctttttcttttctcgcACCATTCCCAACTGACACACCCTGAGAATTGTGTCAATGGAAATTatctcctcttgggagtggtTGTCCCTGCTGCTGTATTTTGGTTTCAATGAGCCAGTCAGCAAATCGATGTTGGAGTTTGAATTTCTTCATGGTCCTTGTAGTTCATTTACTGCAGTTTGTAATTAAAACAATATCGTGTGTCAGCAAACTAATTTACATTCGGAAAGTGAGTTTTTTATATCTACTCTGTAGATTTGTACGAGCGGAATCCTCTTGCCTCATTTTGTACAGTTTTACAATAAAGTTTGGTATGAGTGTATGACATCTCCATTTTATGGGTTTAGGTGTTGAAGAGAGAACATTCAACACCAATGTTAAAGTGTGGTAGcatattctacacataatttagtactaGAAAACACAACATTCAATAAAAGCAATTgaataatatattaaaaatgaagaaaaaccctacttctattcattcaatcaagagggggggggggggagaattgCAACccttaaatgaaaaaaaaagtttcctgCTTAACTTAAACAATCTTGACAACTAggtaataaataattaaaagaagaaactgCAACTAAGCCCCTAGATTTTATTAGAATTACAATTATACCCAACCAATTACAAGAAAGCCCCcaacttaaatttttttttctaattactACTTAGGGATCTTGGACTTGGCTTATGGGCTGTAATGCTTGGGTTTTGGCATCCAAAGCCTGTCATATTTATTCATTCAATCCAAGGCTACTGCATCATGTTGATTGGTAATTTCCATTTTCTAGTTTCTACTGGGATCCTCCATTCGCATATCTGGTAAATGTTCAATTGCGGCTGTAATAGGCAGATATTTAAATTAACTGGCTTATCTTCAAGTTTTATCCATAGTTTCCTTATAGGTCGCTATTGAGCTAATTAAAAGGACAATTTTGCTACTTGATTGCTATTCTaagttattttgtttcttggtCCTTTCAGCTTGCTGTTTCCCAGAGAAACCTATCTGCAGTCCATGAAATATGGAAGGAATGGGCGAAATATTATAGTCCGAGTATTATCTCCCTAAGAAAATTTACATGGTCATTTACAAAGTTGAATGATCTGGTATCTGCATTTGAAACCCTGCAACAAATGGTGGCTTTGGTTTTCAAAGGAACTGCATCAATTAAGCAATCTGCGGAAGGCCAATTTCGTTTTTCGAGACTAGACATCCCTGTACCTTCAAAAATTGAGTTGGGGATTAGGAGATGTAACATGGACGAAAGTGGACATTATCTGTCTTGTTCATTATCTGGAGACTGTTCGGAAAGAATAGAAGAACCTGATGGAAAAAATGATTATATCGATGTATCCTGTATCAAAACTGAAGCCCTTTTCAGTGTTGATAAGAATCTCTACAGGCCTGTAGAGGCAGATAACGATTCTAGATGCTTACAGCTATTCCCAGCAGCTAATCAGGGGAGCTACACTGATTTTGGGATTGAGAACTCAGAACCTTGCAGTGGTGGTTTTATTACACTAAAAGGAGATGCTGAAATCAAACCACTTATGAAGGTCTTGAGGTGGTCTTTCAATGATGTAATACATGCATGTGCACAATCTAAAAATGCTGAACTGGCTGAGCAGGTGTTTATTCAGGTAATCTTGTATTTCTGTATAAAAGTCTGTACTGTTTCCAAGAATCTTACgatatttttttatgatttttagaaCACTTAAGATTTGGCAGGAAATCATCTTTGAAAACAAGCTAAATTTTTATGGCTGAATAAGGTGAAATTTTCATGAGATTTACCTCACTGTACAGGGGTTTGAGAAAGACATGGATGCCTACCTGGCAGTTGTGTGATTTCCTTTACCCCCTTCTAATCTGTCACAATACCCATCACTTTACCCCCTTCTAATCAGCCACAATACCCTATATCCAATTAAACTATATTAAAAAGGCTAGTTCCAATTATGGAATTGGGATTACAGTAGCTGCTGGAATAGGATTGGGATAAgggtttggtttttcttttcagCAATAACATGATAAAAGCATCCTTTTCAAAAAAACCAACGGATCCCCCACACCCGGTCAACCCCCTATCCTGCCACTTCAGCACCTTGTGATCTTTGAGAAGATCACCAGTCAAAGAGAGAATGAAATTATTGGAGATAAACAGTAAACagcaataataaataaatctggaactaataataaaaaaaatgcttaTTTCTCATCACTAATTGACAAGAGTGGTTACATCTCCTTATAGAATtctcaaaaataaaagataaatataaTTGGGTGATGGGGGGGATTTTGTTCTACAATCAGATAAATCCCCAAAAAGTGGAATCAAGTCCCAAAGAAATCCTATGGTTTGGTTGAAGTAGGAGAGATAGCTTGCTTTTTTGATCTTTTGATTATGGAAGGTCTGAACATCAAtgggaaaactagggtttaggacaaaattagggttagtgTTTAGAAGGAATGATACTAGCTGCATAGAATTGGCTAGGGTATAGAAGAGTTAGGTTTAGGAGTAGTTGATTGTAAGGTGGAAAGGTTTGAATAGGTTCTGATATGGTAGGACAGAAATTCAAGAGTAATGGAAAGTAATTCAATTATGGATATGGTTTAAAGGTGGATGAAGGGATAAGGATAGGGTAAAAGGAAGAAGGCTTGGATAGTGTTTTGGTGTGGTTTTGATAGAGCTTTATGGAGAAAATATACTATTTCAGAATTTGAAGAAGCTGCTGTGACAATAACAGGAAATAGAAgttagaagagaaagaggaggagaaaagaCGAGATAAGTCACCTAGAAAAATCCACATACCATTGAAGGAATCCACCTTCAAAAGGGGCTTGTGAATCCACATTCCACATAGCAATAGAATGGAAGCTAGAAAACTTCTTTTACTGATTTCAGTTCGCGTTGGGGTTACAGCTCTATATATAGATGAGTACTTTAAAAATAGTTACTGAAAACAACTACCCTTACCAAGGCAATTCTAGGCGCTCTAGAAACTCCAAATAACTCTCTTTGACTCACTAAAAGCCCAAAATAAAATGCCCATAAAACACGGAAAATCCATAGAGCTCAATGCCCATCTACCTAATTACAGCTAATTACCATATTGCCGCTAAAGAACTTCTAAATTCTAATCTAATGAACCTATGCCACCTAAAACTACTTAACAAACTCTACTCAATGGGGGGTGGAGGGATCTAAGTGCccacttgataaccttacgggtgtttctgttctggttatgtgctgagaaacagcagaacagtttttccattttctgtgctgagaaaccgtttttgacccgcttggtaaacctgttctggagTGGGTTCTGGCTCCGGTGGCGCTTGGGGAAGTGGTTTAGGCGTTGGCTCGGAATCTGGACCACAGGCCAATCTTCCTCCAGGCAAAAGCTAACGAAGGGAAGAAGTAGGACTCACGGTTCAGTTCACTGCTTCATCTCCACAAGGAAGCATCGTCAGATTCGCAGGGTTGATTGCTCCTTCACTGAAAAGAAGTACTCGCGCATCTCTGAGTTTAAACAGAtagatgatgacgatgatggaTTTAGCCTTAGCAGTTGGATTCCGCTCTACCGGCGGTGGCTCTTGCTCCTCCGTCACTATAGCAAGTTCATCCGTTCTTAtctaattctctctctttccctcttctcgCTCAtcacattcatttttttttctgccaCTTCCTGTCTTCTCTAATGCATTTTGAACTCCATTTTCCGATACTATTACTTATCTGAAAACAATAGCAGATTATTGCCCCTTTTGGAGCTCCGACGATTCTACCGGAGTCCGCGGTGCCTTCCGTCGTTTTGCCTCACGCCATCAGCCTCGACGTACCGATGATTCTACCGGAGAGgcaacaaagagagagagagaaagagaacaagCTTACCTTGTGCGCCATTgttgagggctttgagaggTTGAGGCGAGAAGTTTTCGATAGGGTTTTTCACTCAATTTTATcgggcacacttttccaattttgagCCCAGAAATGACAAAACATGTCCATCAAAACTCTTCCACAGctcataaattttgatttatccacCCAAGAACATATTCTAGGGAACACTGATTATCaagcactttttaggtgtttttccgtttctcagaatggaaaaacaccagaaactgtttctggTAAGGTTATCATGTGGGCTCTAAATTGCCCCCACAAGCATAAAAACACAATTCTAGCctgcataattttttttccgtGCATCATTGCACTCTTTGGAATCCAATCTGAGACTGTATTTTAGAAACTTCTAAGACCCAAAAACTGACTATATGATGCTTGACAAAAATGACAACTATAAAGATTGCTGAAATTTACAAAATGCCCACCTATACTTAAAGTAAGCAAAAGGATTAAATGTCTTCTAGCATGGATATATGGGTCTAATAAAGAGCCACTGGCCTGTATTTTGGGCTGGGCTTTTAGACTTGGGCTTCTATCGCCTATCAGAAAAATCCAGCCACTAGATGGGTCCTGCATCACCCCTGGCTCTTTTTGGCCCAGTTCTCTATTCATGGCAATATAACCTATGGGCTATGGGCCTATGGCTGCCTTGTTTTTGAAAGGTGCTTGCCTTAAGCTTTCATATTGCATAATGTCCTTATTCATTAACTAATTTTTCATAAACTCCTCATACTCATACCAAGGTGTTCTGTGATCTTGGAtcataaaacttaaaaactaGGCAtcataaaacttaaaaactaGGCTACTGTTAATTTTTGTGAAGCTTTGTGGCAGCAGTATGTTCACATTATTTTAAATTGGCCCTCAAGTTAATTTTCCATTATTCTATTTGGTCTTGCTTCTTCATTGTTGAAGCTAAGCTTATTCCAACCCCTTTGCCGGGTGCCTGAATGTATTTTTCAACAATTTGGATGTATGcatttcctttcattttctGTATATTGTCATTGCTGTTCCCTAAGTTGAGACTGCATTTCTTTATAGATGCACAATCTTGGCTTGATACCATCACGACATACATATCATAACTTCATCAAAGTTGTCATTTCTGAGAGAGGAATTACTGATGGCATGAAAGTGGTGAGTCAATGTGAAACTATGTTAATATACGatgaatttttggttttctttagtTTGCTAAtaaatttctatttctctttatatcCAATTTTTATAAAGAAGACATCCTTGTTTCTCTGGTTATGAATAATTTGCAGTAAGACAGTCTTTATTTTTGGCTTTTACATGTTTCTGCAGTTGAAAGCAATGACAAAGAGGAATTTGAAGCCATATAATGCTACTCTTGCCACTCTTTCAATAGGTTGCAGCAAAAATCTGGAACTAGACTTAGCCGAGTCTCTGCTAGATCAAATTGTTGAGTCTCAATACCTGCAGCCCTTCAATGCCTTGCTTGCAGCATGTGATGTTATGGTAAATATTGTATTCCAGCACTTCAAATTTCATATCTTCATTTCCATTGTATTTATTTAGTTTtaaatttatataaatgaaaggaaaggaaatttGGTCCACTGCATATGGAAAAAGAACAGTCAAAGAGTTATGGCCAGTAATGATGGAAATGTGCTTCAAAGGCAAGTAGAAACACCTAACGAGTCACTTTTCTTATTAGAGTTACGTGATACCAGTCAAGAGAAGCATGATTTTGGTCTTTCTGATTCTGATAAGGATCTTTTATGttcaaatatgattttttttaccaGTTCTATCAATGAACTTTGAAATTGACTGGAACCTTTTCCCCATCCTTCCGCTGCCCTCCCTGCATTTATCTTCTGTTAGTATAGGTTTTCTCTGGCAGTTACGACATGATGAATGGCATTtgaaaatatattattttcaaCACATGTTGCAGGATCAGCCTGAACGTGCTGTCTGGGTATTGGCTAAAATGAAGCAATTGAAACTCCAGCCAGACATCAGGACATATGAGCTGCTGTTTTCCTTGTTTGGTAATGTGAATGCTCCTTATGAGAAAGGGAATATGTTGTCAAAGGTAGATGCTGCTAAAAGGATCAAAGCTATTGAATTGGATATGATGAAAAATGGAGTTCAGCACAGTCATTTGTCGATGCAGAACTTGGTAATCTTGCGTCTTAGTGTCTGTCTCTTTCTTAACTTGCTATATCCTTATGTTTTAGGAATATAGACTAGAATACcatgacttttttttctttttcagtacGCCCGCCATCCTGGTGGATGAGCTGAAGTTTGGTTGAAGCTCAAGTTATTACTAAAAAAATTGTGAAAATAGAATATTCAAGGATATTGACATGCTTATTACCTCAAATGCTGATACGAGGTGTTTGCGTAACTGATTGCGAGAAACCTTAAATGCATATGTACCCTACATTTTGTTATGGAAAGGGCTTCCCACCTTCCCTCAGCGAGAGGTAAGGCGGTAAGTTCCAGCCGGCCGATGCGAGACAACACTTCCATACACCAATCATGGGCAGGTCGAAGCAGAGCCTGTTTAAGGGCATTAGGTATCGCAAATACACGAACATTATTAGTAATCTCTTGAATTAGTTCTTGTAAGGCTGCAGTGCATATACAAATGCACTTTAGAATAAACTAGTCTATTCACATAAGTAGTAGTTGGTAAGAAGATATGTACTATAAATACAGTTATTATACATAGAAGTGTTTTGGACGTTATGGGATTACTCTGACACATGAATATGATAGTCAGACAAGTCCAAATTTCAGTTGATGGACTGCGTTGCGTTGTCCACAAGTTGACTGATCCTGATCACCCTTAGCAATAGATAGTAATCTTAAACTATTTAGTTTAACACCATCTTACTTCCTTAGTTATTGTGGGTGGAATTCCATCTGTAACATCAACGACTTTGGGTTATAGCATTTATCTTACGATTTGGTTTTCTTTCAGCTGAAAGCTCTTGGAGCTGAGGGGATGAT
The sequence above is a segment of the Telopea speciosissima isolate NSW1024214 ecotype Mountain lineage chromosome 7, Tspe_v1, whole genome shotgun sequence genome. Coding sequences within it:
- the LOC122668919 gene encoding pentatricopeptide repeat-containing protein At1g76280 isoform X1, yielding MYRSLSRAHIRSVADAFSRSKAHEKGQKNVAERMESSWTVLNSEGQSYFRLKGESIIRSAQAQIVNALRCGERDRASNLLSNVSKGSNSLRSDDFLYILDYCARSPDPLFVMETWRLMEEKEIVISRRCYFLIIRALGKGGYIEEAFNWLSFLGGKHQTYPILPMYNSLLNGCAQMQSMTHANRCLDLMEERMMGKSEVTYYELLKLAVSQRNLSAVHEIWKEWAKYYSPSIISLRKFTWSFTKLNDLVSAFETLQQMVALVFKGTASIKQSAEGQFRFSRLDIPVPSKIELGIRRCNMDESGHYLSCSLSGDCSERIEEPDGKNDYIDVSCIKTEALFSVDKNLYRPVEADNDSRCLQLFPAANQGSYTDFGIENSEPCSGGFITLKGDAEIKPLMKVLRWSFNDVIHACAQSKNAELAEQVFIQMHNLGLIPSRHTYHNFIKVVISERGITDGMKVLKAMTKRNLKPYNATLATLSIGCSKNLELDLAESLLDQIVESQYLQPFNALLAACDVMDQPERAVWVLAKMKQLKLQPDIRTYELLFSLFGNVNAPYEKGNMLSKVDAAKRIKAIELDMMKNGVQHSHLSMQNLLKALGAEGMIRELIQYLRVAENQFCLTNTYAGTAIYNTVLHSLVEANESHMAVEVFKNMKYCGLPPDAATYNIMIDCCSIIRCFKSASALVSMMLRAGFCPQTCTYTALIKILLVDGEFDEALNLLDQASLDGIPSDVLSFNTFLHEAQLKGRVDIIEHIVERMHQEKIQPDPSTCCYVFSAYVNRGFLSTAMEALQVLSMRMISEDENILQEKRAYFEEDLILAEGLDAESSILELFKDDENLAAALLNIRWCALVGFPVSWLPNESVWAKRLSRYRLRRAC
- the LOC122668919 gene encoding pentatricopeptide repeat-containing protein At1g76280 isoform X3, with the protein product METWRLMEEKEIVISRRCYFLIIRALGKGGYIEEAFNWLSFLGGKHQTYPILPMYNSLLNGCAQMQSMTHANRCLDLMEERMMGKSEVTYYELLKLAVSQRNLSAVHEIWKEWAKYYSPSIISLRKFTWSFTKLNDLVSAFETLQQMVALVFKGTASIKQSAEGQFRFSRLDIPVPSKIELGIRRCNMDESGHYLSCSLSGDCSERIEEPDGKNDYIDVSCIKTEALFSVDKNLYRPVEADNDSRCLQLFPAANQGSYTDFGIENSEPCSGGFITLKGDAEIKPLMKVLRWSFNDVIHACAQSKNAELAEQVFIQMHNLGLIPSRHTYHNFIKVVISERGITDGMKVLKAMTKRNLKPYNATLATLSIGCSKNLELDLAESLLDQIVESQYLQPFNALLAACDVMDQPERAVWVLAKMKQLKLQPDIRTYELLFSLFGNVNAPYEKGNMLSKVDAAKRIKAIELDMMKNGVQHSHLSMQNLLKALGAEGMIRELIQYLRVAENQFCLTNTYAGTAIYNTVLHSLVEANESHMAVEVFKNMKYCGLPPDAATYNIMIDCCSIIRCFKSASALVSMMLRAGFCPQTCTYTALIKILLVDGEFDEALNLLDQASLDGIPSDVLSFNTFLHEAQLKGRVDIIEHIVERMHQEKIQPDPSTCCYVFSAYVNRGFLSTAMEALQVLSMRMISEDENILQEKRAYFEEDLILAEGLDAESSILELFKDDENLAAALLNIRWCALVGFPVSWLPNESVWAKRLSRYRLRRAC
- the LOC122668919 gene encoding pentatricopeptide repeat-containing protein At1g76280 isoform X4 codes for the protein MYNSLLNGCAQMQSMTHANRCLDLMEERMMGKSEVTYYELLKLAVSQRNLSAVHEIWKEWAKYYSPSIISLRKFTWSFTKLNDLVSAFETLQQMVALVFKGTASIKQSAEGQFRFSRLDIPVPSKIELGIRRCNMDESGHYLSCSLSGDCSERIEEPDGKNDYIDVSCIKTEALFSVDKNLYRPVEADNDSRCLQLFPAANQGSYTDFGIENSEPCSGGFITLKGDAEIKPLMKVLRWSFNDVIHACAQSKNAELAEQVFIQMHNLGLIPSRHTYHNFIKVVISERGITDGMKVLKAMTKRNLKPYNATLATLSIGCSKNLELDLAESLLDQIVESQYLQPFNALLAACDVMDQPERAVWVLAKMKQLKLQPDIRTYELLFSLFGNVNAPYEKGNMLSKVDAAKRIKAIELDMMKNGVQHSHLSMQNLLKALGAEGMIRELIQYLRVAENQFCLTNTYAGTAIYNTVLHSLVEANESHMAVEVFKNMKYCGLPPDAATYNIMIDCCSIIRCFKSASALVSMMLRAGFCPQTCTYTALIKILLVDGEFDEALNLLDQASLDGIPSDVLSFNTFLHEAQLKGRVDIIEHIVERMHQEKIQPDPSTCCYVFSAYVNRGFLSTAMEALQVLSMRMISEDENILQEKRAYFEEDLILAEGLDAESSILELFKDDENLAAALLNIRWCALVGFPVSWLPNESVWAKRLSRYRLRRAC
- the LOC122668919 gene encoding pentatricopeptide repeat-containing protein At1g76280 isoform X2; this translates as MYRSLSRAHIRSVADAFSRSKAHEKSSFTGQSYFRLKGESIIRSAQAQIVNALRCGERDRASNLLSNVSKGSNSLRSDDFLYILDYCARSPDPLFVMETWRLMEEKEIVISRRCYFLIIRALGKGGYIEEAFNWLSFLGGKHQTYPILPMYNSLLNGCAQMQSMTHANRCLDLMEERMMGKSEVTYYELLKLAVSQRNLSAVHEIWKEWAKYYSPSIISLRKFTWSFTKLNDLVSAFETLQQMVALVFKGTASIKQSAEGQFRFSRLDIPVPSKIELGIRRCNMDESGHYLSCSLSGDCSERIEEPDGKNDYIDVSCIKTEALFSVDKNLYRPVEADNDSRCLQLFPAANQGSYTDFGIENSEPCSGGFITLKGDAEIKPLMKVLRWSFNDVIHACAQSKNAELAEQVFIQMHNLGLIPSRHTYHNFIKVVISERGITDGMKVLKAMTKRNLKPYNATLATLSIGCSKNLELDLAESLLDQIVESQYLQPFNALLAACDVMDQPERAVWVLAKMKQLKLQPDIRTYELLFSLFGNVNAPYEKGNMLSKVDAAKRIKAIELDMMKNGVQHSHLSMQNLLKALGAEGMIRELIQYLRVAENQFCLTNTYAGTAIYNTVLHSLVEANESHMAVEVFKNMKYCGLPPDAATYNIMIDCCSIIRCFKSASALVSMMLRAGFCPQTCTYTALIKILLVDGEFDEALNLLDQASLDGIPSDVLSFNTFLHEAQLKGRVDIIEHIVERMHQEKIQPDPSTCCYVFSAYVNRGFLSTAMEALQVLSMRMISEDENILQEKRAYFEEDLILAEGLDAESSILELFKDDENLAAALLNIRWCALVGFPVSWLPNESVWAKRLSRYRLRRAC